One Rubritalea squalenifaciens DSM 18772 genomic region harbors:
- a CDS encoding beta-N-acetylhexosaminidase has product MIPAVKEWTPAQGELNLEKLKWSVADRESMKSLVAVLESEGLWGKAVDKSQTANGGVHFKWTKGIDGAEGYRVSIGDGVLVEASSYAGLFYGSRTVLQLIHSYEGKLPKGVINDQPKYQVRSLMLDVGRKHLEFEDLKDWVRLMGWMKFNQLQIHLNDNSWGRYPGYRLESKVYPGLASKDGHYTFQQIREIQDFAKGYGVEIIPEIDSPGHSLAFTVYRPDLAHPGIDREGFGLAYLDIRSEESRRFIEKLFDEVAPLFDSKEFHIGTDEYRLNLIKDKKERDALGEDFRLYINHFNKYLKEKHGKTVRIWSGYEHMPGTTEPEKDVIIDMWVTGDAKNKTKAGYKVINSSHNFTYIVPGAPYYGVNNPGIYENWTPLKFMNKPEGILEEGEKNLLGAKLHVWNDFGPTGYTWNEIARLSVPSMAAFGEKMWGVKGAENYGEFVKYADSLAGAAPAVKLLSRDAGEKDLVWSLEKQQEMIGNSSVTVDAASQNLEYPWTASFTVTRKNDIAGDELLISSGLAAFYLDLTHEFKTKQGVETKRGVACVRANQAPGFDALGSYRPDVIVFPYEVPLHQKVTLTFVGEHRKTSLYVDGKLVSSVNTQMVCPLGQIGADQLPRGFHGTLHGVKISSKTGSQKLGEWNTGLLRTGVYQFEAEIPAGVTNVSFGYQRGAHGANLKQVSLWKGDKKVHDYKDSYFVGGKNRNQAFPVPEALQTESDLKIKAVIEGEGGNDSFGEVRATSF; this is encoded by the coding sequence GTGATCCCTGCGGTAAAGGAATGGACGCCAGCCCAGGGAGAATTAAATCTTGAGAAGTTAAAGTGGTCCGTAGCCGACCGTGAATCCATGAAGTCTCTGGTCGCAGTATTGGAGTCTGAGGGGCTATGGGGGAAAGCGGTGGATAAATCTCAAACAGCCAATGGTGGCGTTCATTTCAAATGGACGAAAGGCATCGATGGCGCAGAAGGCTATCGAGTGAGTATTGGTGATGGTGTGCTTGTCGAGGCTAGCAGTTATGCAGGCCTGTTCTATGGGTCGCGGACCGTGCTTCAGCTGATCCATTCCTATGAGGGGAAGCTTCCTAAAGGAGTCATCAATGATCAGCCGAAGTATCAGGTGCGTTCTTTGATGTTAGATGTTGGTCGCAAGCATCTTGAATTCGAAGACCTGAAGGATTGGGTGCGTCTGATGGGGTGGATGAAGTTCAATCAATTGCAGATTCACTTGAATGACAACTCTTGGGGCCGCTATCCTGGCTACCGCTTGGAGAGTAAGGTGTATCCAGGATTGGCGTCCAAGGATGGCCATTACACATTCCAGCAGATCAGAGAGATTCAGGATTTTGCCAAAGGCTACGGAGTAGAGATTATTCCTGAGATTGATAGTCCGGGACATTCCCTTGCGTTTACGGTTTACCGTCCGGACTTAGCTCACCCGGGAATTGATAGAGAAGGGTTTGGGTTGGCTTATCTTGATATTCGAAGCGAGGAATCGAGAAGGTTTATTGAAAAGCTGTTTGATGAAGTGGCTCCGCTGTTTGATAGCAAAGAGTTTCACATCGGAACTGACGAGTATCGTCTCAATCTGATCAAAGATAAAAAGGAGCGGGATGCTCTAGGTGAGGATTTCCGCTTGTACATCAACCACTTCAATAAATACCTCAAAGAGAAGCATGGTAAGACGGTACGTATCTGGTCTGGCTACGAGCATATGCCCGGTACTACCGAGCCAGAGAAGGACGTGATCATTGACATGTGGGTCACTGGTGATGCCAAGAACAAGACCAAAGCCGGCTACAAGGTCATCAACTCATCTCACAACTTTACTTACATCGTACCGGGCGCTCCCTACTATGGTGTTAACAATCCAGGGATCTACGAGAACTGGACTCCTCTGAAATTCATGAACAAGCCGGAGGGGATCCTTGAAGAGGGTGAAAAGAACCTGTTAGGTGCAAAGCTGCATGTATGGAATGACTTCGGACCAACAGGCTATACGTGGAACGAGATTGCGCGTTTATCAGTGCCTTCCATGGCTGCATTTGGTGAAAAAATGTGGGGTGTGAAAGGCGCGGAGAATTACGGTGAGTTCGTCAAATATGCTGACTCGCTGGCTGGAGCTGCTCCGGCTGTGAAGCTGCTAAGTCGTGACGCTGGCGAGAAGGATCTGGTCTGGAGTCTGGAAAAGCAGCAAGAAATGATCGGTAACAGCAGTGTGACTGTGGATGCAGCGTCCCAGAACCTGGAATATCCATGGACGGCGAGCTTCACGGTCACCCGTAAGAATGACATCGCTGGAGATGAGCTCTTGATTAGCTCCGGTCTGGCGGCTTTCTACCTGGATCTCACCCATGAATTTAAAACCAAGCAAGGTGTTGAGACCAAGCGCGGCGTTGCTTGCGTGCGTGCAAACCAGGCGCCAGGTTTTGATGCCTTGGGATCCTACAGGCCGGATGTGATTGTCTTTCCTTACGAAGTGCCGCTGCATCAGAAGGTAACTCTGACCTTTGTAGGAGAGCATAGAAAGACTTCGCTGTATGTTGATGGTAAGCTGGTGTCTTCAGTCAATACTCAGATGGTATGCCCGCTAGGTCAGATCGGTGCTGATCAGTTGCCCAGAGGGTTTCACGGTACGCTACACGGGGTAAAGATTTCCTCCAAGACTGGCAGCCAAAAACTGGGAGAGTGGAATACAGGTCTTTTGAGAACTGGCGTGTACCAGTTTGAAGCTGAGATCCCAGCTGGGGTGACGAATGTCAGCTTCGGCTATCAGCGGGGTGCCCATGGGGCAAATTTGAAGCAGGTCAGCCTCTGGAAAGGAGATAAGAAAGTCCACGACTACAAAGACAGTTATTTCGTAGGAGGGAAGAACCGCAATCAGGCATTCCCCGTCCCAGAAGCTCTTCAGACCGAGAGTGACTTGAAAATCAAAGCTGTGATCGAGGGCGAAGGGGGGAATGATTCCTTCGGCGAGGTCAGGGCGACAAGCTTTTAA
- a CDS encoding MBL fold metallo-hydrolase, whose translation MPRNNNNNRKDYAGLMPRRGWVKRNIHFFRHRVFAQVFKKRLGSVTEPILDPPPVGTTRITWIGHASFLLQFAEHSVLVDPNWAGWHGIVKRQREPGMDINLVPLVDLVLVSHAHFDHLHKKSLKIVDSHEGIVVPKGSATLVKKLGFSDIHEMALWDSIQFGDLNVTHTPSHHWGARYIHDTHRDYGGYIIKSDDLTIFHCGDSAYFEGFKEIGEKHDIDIALMPIGAYEAPSGRDVHMNPEEAITAFQELNAGIMIPMHYRTFPLGNEPYHEPEERLIAEAERLGLQDRVLVLEEGVAMELSPRLNGNGAD comes from the coding sequence ATGCCCAGAAACAACAATAACAACCGCAAGGACTATGCCGGACTGATGCCTCGCAGAGGCTGGGTCAAACGCAACATCCACTTTTTCCGCCACAGGGTATTCGCGCAAGTTTTCAAAAAACGCCTTGGGTCCGTTACCGAGCCTATCCTCGATCCACCGCCAGTCGGAACGACACGGATCACCTGGATCGGGCATGCCTCCTTCCTGCTTCAGTTTGCGGAGCATTCCGTCCTCGTCGACCCGAACTGGGCTGGTTGGCACGGCATCGTGAAACGCCAGCGGGAGCCAGGCATGGATATCAACCTCGTCCCCCTCGTCGATCTGGTCCTCGTCTCCCACGCCCACTTCGACCACCTGCACAAGAAGTCACTCAAGATAGTCGATTCCCACGAAGGCATCGTGGTGCCGAAAGGCTCAGCCACACTGGTCAAGAAGCTGGGCTTTTCAGACATCCATGAAATGGCCCTGTGGGACTCCATCCAATTTGGCGATCTCAATGTCACCCACACCCCAAGCCATCACTGGGGAGCCCGTTACATTCACGATACCCACCGCGACTACGGCGGCTATATCATCAAATCAGATGACCTCACCATCTTCCACTGTGGCGACAGTGCCTACTTTGAAGGCTTCAAGGAGATCGGCGAAAAGCATGATATCGATATCGCTCTCATGCCTATCGGCGCCTACGAAGCCCCTAGTGGCCGCGATGTCCACATGAACCCAGAGGAAGCCATCACCGCCTTCCAGGAACTCAACGCAGGCATCATGATCCCGATGCACTACCGGACATTCCCTCTAGGCAACGAGCCCTACCATGAGCCTGAGGAACGCCTGATCGCAGAAGCAGAAAGACTCGGCCTACAAGACCGAGTCCTCGTGCTTGAGGAGGGAGTCGCCATGGAACTCTCCCCTCGCCTGAATGGAAATGGCGCTGATTAA
- the cls gene encoding cardiolipin synthase → MDEFTWLTGLGLFLAHLLGFVHIIHVLLNVRSSQGAIAWILALIVIPWAAIPFYWVAGRTRFDGYVRARRSDEGKLRNQANEMRQKLHEHSIPPIDAFGSAAEHLGGLPFTNGNRLELLINGEATFKAMFKAISSAQEYLLINFYIVKDDKVGKRFQEALIERARAGVRVYLIYDGFGSHSLPRRYVNKLENEGIQCHAFGTNNKWWSRLQINFRNHRKIVVIDGKTAFLGGINIGDEYLGEDPKFGHWRDTHIRITGPAVQAVQLVYLEDWNWAANEILDLNWSCTPHAANQECAIIPTGPSDFADSWQLIVAEAANSARHRLWITSPYFVPDGGVLTALKTAALRGVDVRILIPEKPDHLIVWLAAFSYQAESLPFGIKLYRYTAGFLHQKTMLIDERLACVGTANLDNRSFRLNFEISAFTSDAAFIRDVEEMLEKDFADARKIDHDELEDRPFHFKIASRAARLMAPIL, encoded by the coding sequence ATGGACGAATTTACATGGCTAACAGGTCTTGGATTGTTTCTGGCTCACTTACTGGGTTTCGTCCACATCATCCACGTCCTGCTCAATGTCAGGTCATCACAGGGTGCTATCGCCTGGATACTGGCTTTGATCGTCATCCCTTGGGCAGCCATCCCTTTTTATTGGGTAGCGGGGAGAACACGCTTTGATGGTTATGTGCGCGCAAGGCGCTCTGACGAGGGCAAGCTCAGGAACCAAGCAAACGAGATGCGTCAGAAGCTCCACGAGCACAGTATCCCCCCCATTGATGCCTTCGGCAGCGCCGCTGAGCACCTTGGAGGACTTCCCTTCACCAACGGGAACCGTCTTGAACTACTTATCAATGGCGAGGCCACGTTCAAGGCCATGTTCAAAGCCATTTCCTCCGCCCAAGAGTACCTGTTGATCAATTTCTACATCGTCAAAGACGACAAGGTAGGGAAACGTTTTCAAGAAGCTCTGATCGAGCGAGCCCGGGCAGGTGTCAGGGTGTATTTAATCTACGATGGTTTTGGCTCCCATTCCCTGCCTAGGCGGTACGTCAACAAACTCGAGAATGAAGGCATCCAATGCCACGCTTTTGGAACCAACAACAAATGGTGGTCGCGACTGCAGATCAACTTCCGCAATCACCGTAAAATCGTTGTCATTGATGGTAAGACCGCCTTCCTGGGCGGCATCAATATTGGTGATGAATACCTCGGCGAGGATCCTAAATTCGGGCATTGGAGGGACACACACATCAGGATCACCGGACCCGCGGTGCAGGCCGTACAGCTCGTTTATCTGGAAGACTGGAATTGGGCGGCCAACGAAATCTTGGATCTAAATTGGTCCTGCACACCACATGCGGCCAATCAGGAATGCGCCATCATCCCTACCGGGCCATCAGACTTTGCGGACTCCTGGCAACTCATCGTAGCCGAGGCGGCCAATAGCGCACGTCACCGCCTCTGGATCACTTCTCCCTATTTTGTGCCTGATGGCGGAGTACTCACCGCACTAAAAACCGCCGCCCTCAGGGGAGTGGATGTACGCATCCTCATCCCGGAAAAGCCTGATCACCTGATCGTCTGGCTCGCCGCGTTTTCCTATCAGGCAGAGTCTCTCCCTTTCGGTATCAAGCTGTACCGATACACCGCAGGCTTTCTCCACCAGAAAACCATGCTCATTGACGAACGGCTGGCCTGCGTTGGCACGGCAAATCTGGACAACCGCTCTTTTAGACTTAACTTCGAGATAAGCGCATTCACTTCCGACGCTGCCTTTATTCGAGACGTGGAGGAGATGCTCGAAAAAGATTTCGCCGACGCCCGTAAGATAGACCATGATGAACTCGAGGACAGACCATTCCATTTCAAGATCGCCTCTCGAGCCGCGCGCCTGATGGCCCCAATCCTGTAG
- a CDS encoding 3-keto-disaccharide hydrolase produces the protein MVRYLAIGAIFVGTTGLSSALEPGKKPNTPKQPWSDYVVHDGTRPTPEKVKTNGAVVVAPPADAVVLFDGKNSDAFTSGWKVKDGILVASKGDAKSKQEFGDCQLHIEWRIPAERKVKNQQGGNSGVFLMDRYEVQVQESHTNVTYADGQAGAIYGQTPPQVNASAPQGEWQSYDILFTAPRYDGEKLVSPAYVTVVHNGVVIQNHTLIHGPTTYKQVAKYPAKHPLKAPIRLQWHGDPIEYRNIWVREIK, from the coding sequence ATGGTTAGGTACTTAGCAATTGGTGCGATTTTCGTCGGAACTACAGGTTTGAGCTCAGCATTGGAGCCAGGAAAAAAACCAAATACTCCTAAGCAACCCTGGAGTGACTATGTGGTTCATGATGGAACGCGCCCGACACCGGAGAAGGTGAAAACAAATGGAGCCGTAGTGGTGGCACCGCCAGCAGATGCAGTGGTGCTTTTTGACGGCAAGAACTCAGATGCCTTTACCTCTGGTTGGAAGGTGAAGGATGGCATTCTAGTAGCCAGCAAAGGGGACGCTAAGTCCAAGCAGGAGTTCGGAGACTGCCAGTTACACATCGAATGGCGAATCCCTGCCGAGCGAAAGGTCAAAAACCAGCAGGGTGGCAACAGTGGTGTTTTCCTGATGGACCGCTATGAGGTGCAAGTGCAGGAAAGCCATACCAATGTCACCTACGCCGATGGTCAAGCAGGCGCCATTTACGGCCAGACGCCGCCACAGGTGAATGCCTCTGCACCTCAGGGTGAATGGCAGAGCTACGATATTCTCTTTACTGCTCCTAGGTACGATGGGGAGAAATTGGTGTCCCCTGCGTATGTGACTGTGGTACACAATGGCGTAGTGATCCAGAATCACACGTTGATCCATGGTCCGACGACCTACAAGCAGGTGGCCAAGTATCCTGCCAAGCACCCGCTCAAGGCTCCCATCAGGCTTCAGTGGCATGGAGACCCGATCGAGTATCGCAACATTTGGGTGCGAGAAATTAAGTAA
- a CDS encoding response regulator transcription factor, producing the protein MICEPTILVAEDDASVRQGVVDALTMSGYQVIAAKDGQEAMEYALTRNYMLLLLDLVMPHHSGFEVLEALRQKRKGQPVIILSARGEEADRVKGLTMGADDYVVKPFSVRELLARVDAVLRRSSERSVSTPEYCFEGGKVNFDKRMVVYEDGRQDELSERESDLLAYLVLNAGRPVAREEILRQVWGLDPKGLATRTIDMHIAHLRSKLADSQQQILQTVRGKGYMIS; encoded by the coding sequence ATGATCTGCGAACCAACAATTCTAGTAGCTGAAGATGATGCCAGTGTCAGGCAGGGGGTAGTCGATGCTTTGACTATGTCAGGCTACCAAGTGATCGCCGCCAAGGATGGCCAGGAGGCTATGGAATATGCACTGACGCGCAACTACATGCTCTTATTGCTGGATCTGGTCATGCCGCATCACAGTGGCTTTGAGGTGCTGGAGGCCTTGCGCCAGAAACGCAAAGGGCAGCCCGTGATTATCCTCTCCGCTAGAGGGGAAGAGGCTGACAGGGTGAAGGGGCTTACTATGGGGGCGGATGATTATGTGGTGAAGCCCTTCAGTGTGCGTGAGCTGTTAGCTAGAGTGGATGCCGTTCTGCGCAGATCCAGCGAGAGATCGGTATCGACTCCGGAATATTGTTTTGAAGGCGGTAAGGTAAATTTCGACAAGCGAATGGTAGTCTATGAAGATGGTAGGCAGGATGAATTGTCTGAACGGGAGTCAGACCTGTTAGCTTACTTGGTGCTGAATGCCGGTCGACCAGTGGCGAGGGAGGAGATTCTTCGTCAGGTGTGGGGCCTGGATCCCAAGGGGCTGGCTACACGTACCATCGATATGCACATCGCCCACCTGCGTAGTAAACTGGCTGACAGTCAGCAGCAGATCCTGCAGACGGTCAGAGGAAAAGGATACATGATCAGCTAA
- a CDS encoding FadR/GntR family transcriptional regulator encodes MSEEAKSKRVKASQKVEVAVEKYILSGEWAKGTRLPSEDKLCKKFDVSRTAVREALRELRGKGLLETINGSGSYVSGGSIENLSKAISAYSVMVSDRRSISELLDMRSAIEGDSAAKLAQRKDSAAHERLVKLHNELIETVGKKTFPTADQRFHKELLKSSGNRLYALLGDALKDRYQRYVKEAYSDDLELQEVTIEEHQSILDAIASGDPREARQAVREHIDNARIRWEKGTDRAR; translated from the coding sequence ATGTCTGAAGAAGCAAAGTCCAAGCGCGTCAAAGCCAGTCAGAAAGTGGAAGTAGCCGTTGAGAAATACATTCTCAGTGGTGAGTGGGCAAAGGGCACACGACTGCCTTCCGAGGATAAGCTGTGTAAGAAATTTGATGTCAGCCGTACCGCTGTGCGTGAAGCTCTGAGAGAACTCAGGGGTAAAGGCCTTCTGGAGACAATCAATGGCAGTGGCAGCTATGTCTCTGGCGGCAGTATTGAGAATCTTTCCAAGGCCATCAGCGCGTACTCCGTGATGGTATCCGACAGAAGATCCATTAGTGAGCTGCTGGACATGCGTAGTGCGATCGAAGGTGACTCTGCCGCCAAGCTGGCTCAGCGTAAGGACAGTGCTGCCCATGAGCGCCTGGTCAAGCTCCACAACGAACTGATCGAGACTGTTGGCAAGAAGACCTTCCCCACTGCTGACCAGCGTTTCCACAAAGAACTTCTGAAGTCATCCGGTAACCGTTTGTACGCCTTGCTCGGAGATGCTCTCAAGGACCGCTACCAGCGTTACGTGAAAGAAGCCTACTCCGATGACCTCGAGCTGCAGGAAGTGACCATCGAAGAGCATCAGAGTATTCTGGATGCCATCGCCTCTGGCGATCCGAGGGAAGCACGTCAGGCGGTTCGTGAGCACATCGACAATGCCCGTATCCGTTGGGAGAAGGGAACTGATCGCGCGCGTTAA
- a CDS encoding host attachment protein, translating to MKKLLLITDLGRIRSLQFKKAGDDPAEKDHLVEHINRPISAPKGQLVTDTSGKFNRGSAAGEGKAMSHASYGKLEEEMEKRSLEQVADEISSVVSNGNCHTFTLVAPKQILKRLTNTLPPQVRSMMNGSLGADLIKEPRLNLEKRFKVC from the coding sequence ATGAAGAAACTATTACTTATCACTGACCTTGGACGTATTCGCTCTCTTCAATTCAAAAAAGCCGGTGATGACCCGGCTGAAAAAGACCACCTTGTGGAACACATCAACCGCCCTATTTCAGCCCCGAAAGGGCAGCTAGTCACGGACACCTCTGGCAAGTTCAACCGTGGATCTGCCGCTGGCGAAGGGAAGGCGATGTCCCATGCAAGTTATGGTAAATTAGAAGAAGAGATGGAAAAGCGCTCGCTTGAACAGGTAGCCGACGAGATTTCCTCAGTCGTCTCCAATGGTAACTGTCACACCTTCACACTAGTAGCACCCAAACAAATACTCAAGAGACTCACGAATACTCTCCCCCCACAAGTCCGCAGCATGATGAACGGCTCACTCGGAGCTGACCTCATTAAAGAACCGCGGCTCAACTTGGAGAAACGGTTCAAAGTTTGTTAG
- a CDS encoding transglutaminase-like domain-containing protein has protein sequence MSASGKILLVLMCGAAGYVAHPYLFPSTASESSESEAEFVREAGLVEQEAVAATVVQEEVKFSNIVGKSVSKQPSLVEPEPDMDYKQGEADPFQDSSLILVGTQATATKELEKDAKYLELAITSGKWTEYRSMLLQSMADEFKQIRLGSNTTLFDPVWKEERFYKAMLRWRVLGIISPSSLDKVSEVPALVEMTKWIFNEDAVMEEIIMTVSEKDDVHGAFQMLCDIWRSHTEKPDQAKKYFNLALACSLVYDNQIRYKNQSSENGSHVEPFSRYQWYVDKNESGLLEVSIDRSSARDLTFVVCAPVSEEELDWALKKFRSKRRKSWGDTYGEVEYLMERAVEGLNPYKEYTLPEILKEGGICGDQTYFCVNTARAAGIPAFGLAGVTDLGGHAWAAVKIEPDEWSTKIGRIGGVSKGKGRDPQTGDSITEQEVWLWSTREHQSRKNLVEVNRLVWLSEVFDNINQKDLHVQAVYAAHKAGMSFPKIWHLVYSVMEKDPKYMEKPESAETIKSWWDFCNDLKREFKDNPRMAEMAITVEDKHIYPYAEMGDVRRQLARDRRRGNRDAEEQADLVTTSLKRESQLLLKRDKENALKEIGQLYDRALRDYGGSISGFRTMAEDYFAMMKSDEKMAKKAVMDIDLSFHRVVDTGSKNWFRAKAEVGVHKLICNMYREIGEVKRAENMEKRLERQIERAKRGAL, from the coding sequence ATGAGTGCATCCGGAAAAATCCTCCTCGTATTGATGTGTGGCGCCGCTGGTTACGTGGCGCACCCCTATCTGTTTCCTTCAACCGCATCAGAAAGTTCAGAGAGTGAGGCTGAGTTTGTCCGTGAAGCGGGTCTAGTCGAGCAAGAGGCTGTAGCGGCCACGGTTGTTCAGGAGGAAGTCAAGTTTTCCAATATTGTTGGCAAGAGTGTGTCCAAGCAGCCGTCTCTCGTCGAGCCGGAGCCTGACATGGATTACAAGCAGGGGGAGGCAGACCCTTTCCAGGATTCTAGTTTGATTCTGGTAGGCACCCAAGCCACGGCCACCAAGGAGCTTGAGAAGGATGCGAAGTATCTTGAGCTGGCAATCACTTCAGGAAAGTGGACGGAGTACCGCTCCATGCTACTCCAGTCCATGGCAGATGAATTTAAGCAAATCCGCCTGGGCTCCAATACCACCCTGTTTGACCCTGTTTGGAAAGAGGAGCGTTTTTACAAGGCAATGCTCCGGTGGAGAGTGTTAGGTATTATTTCTCCCTCAAGCTTGGATAAGGTTTCCGAGGTGCCAGCACTTGTCGAGATGACCAAGTGGATTTTCAACGAAGATGCTGTCATGGAGGAAATTATCATGACGGTCAGTGAAAAGGATGATGTGCATGGTGCTTTCCAGATGCTTTGCGATATCTGGCGCAGTCATACAGAAAAGCCTGATCAGGCGAAGAAGTATTTCAATTTGGCTCTGGCTTGCTCTCTCGTCTACGATAACCAAATCCGTTATAAGAATCAATCCAGTGAAAATGGTTCTCATGTAGAGCCTTTCAGCCGCTATCAGTGGTATGTGGATAAGAATGAATCTGGTCTGTTAGAGGTGAGTATCGACCGAAGCTCTGCCCGGGATCTGACCTTTGTGGTGTGCGCGCCTGTCTCCGAGGAGGAACTGGACTGGGCTCTCAAGAAATTCCGTAGCAAGCGTCGTAAATCTTGGGGAGACACATACGGGGAAGTAGAGTACCTGATGGAGCGGGCAGTTGAGGGATTGAACCCCTATAAGGAGTATACGCTGCCAGAGATTCTCAAAGAAGGTGGTATCTGTGGTGACCAGACCTATTTCTGTGTGAATACCGCAAGAGCTGCTGGTATTCCAGCCTTTGGTTTGGCTGGGGTGACTGACTTGGGTGGGCACGCTTGGGCCGCCGTCAAGATAGAGCCCGATGAATGGTCCACGAAGATTGGTCGCATTGGTGGGGTCTCCAAAGGCAAAGGAAGAGATCCTCAGACTGGTGACTCAATCACTGAGCAGGAGGTTTGGCTGTGGTCCACCAGAGAGCATCAAAGCCGTAAAAATCTCGTCGAGGTCAATCGTCTCGTTTGGTTGTCCGAGGTGTTTGATAACATCAATCAGAAGGACCTGCATGTTCAGGCCGTTTACGCGGCGCACAAGGCTGGCATGTCATTTCCGAAAATCTGGCATCTGGTCTACAGCGTGATGGAGAAAGATCCCAAATACATGGAGAAGCCAGAGTCTGCTGAGACCATTAAGAGTTGGTGGGACTTCTGCAATGACCTTAAAAGGGAATTCAAAGATAATCCACGCATGGCCGAAATGGCTATCACTGTTGAGGATAAGCACATTTATCCCTACGCCGAAATGGGAGATGTTAGAAGGCAGCTCGCCAGAGATAGACGCCGTGGAAACCGTGACGCAGAGGAACAGGCTGATTTGGTTACCACTAGCTTGAAGCGTGAATCACAGTTGTTGCTTAAGCGAGACAAGGAAAATGCCCTGAAAGAAATTGGTCAGCTCTATGACCGCGCCTTGCGTGATTACGGTGGATCCATCAGTGGGTTCCGCACTATGGCGGAAGACTATTTTGCCATGATGAAGTCTGATGAGAAAATGGCTAAAAAGGCAGTCATGGACATCGATCTTTCATTCCACCGCGTCGTAGATACTGGTTCAAAGAACTGGTTCAGAGCTAAGGCTGAAGTCGGCGTGCATAAGCTCATCTGTAATATGTACCGGGAGATTGGTGAGGTGAAGCGTGCGGAGAACATGGAGAAGAGACTTGAGCGCCAGATCGAGAGGGCGAAACGCGGAGCTCTCTAG